One Nomascus leucogenys isolate Asia chromosome 22a, Asia_NLE_v1, whole genome shotgun sequence DNA segment encodes these proteins:
- the ZKSCAN3 gene encoding zinc finger protein with KRAB and SCAN domains 3 isoform X2 — protein sequence MALLTPAPGSQSSQFQLMKALLKHESLGSQPLQDRVLQVPMLAHGGCCREDAVVASRLTLESQGLLKVEDVALTLTPEWTQQDSSQGNLYRDEKQENHGSLVSLGDEKQTKSRDLPPAEELPEKEHGKILCHLREDIAQIPTCAEAGEQEGRLQRKQKNATGGRRHICHECGKSFAQSSGLSKHRRIHTGEKPYECEECGKAFIGSSALVIHQRVHTGEKPYECEECGKAFSHSSDLIKHQRTHTGEKPYECDDCGKTFSQSCSLLEHHRIHTGEKPYQCSMCGKAFRRSSHLLRHQRIHTGDKNVQEPEQGEAWKSRIESQLENVETPMSYKCNECERSFTQNTGLIEHQKIHTGEKPYQCNACGKGFTRISYLVQHQRSHVGRNILSQ from the exons TTCTCCAGGTCCCCATGCTTGCCCATGGAGGGTGCTGCAGAGAAGATGCAGTGGTAGCTTCTAGGCTTACTCTAGAGTCCCAG GGGTTGTTGAAAGTGGAAGATGTGGCCCTGACCCTCACTCCTGAATGGACACAGCAGGATTCATCTCAGGGGAATCTCTATAGAGATGAAAAGCAGGAGAACCATGGCAGCCTGGTCTCCCTGG GTGATGAAAAACAGACTAAGAGCAGGGACTTGCCTCCAGCTGAGGAGCTTCCAGAAAAGGAGCATGGAAAGATATTGTGCCACCTGAGAGAAGACATTGCCCAGATTCCTACATGTGCAGAAGCTGGTGAACAGGAGGGCAGGCtacaaagaaagcagaaaaatgccACAGGAGGGAGGCGGCACATTTGCCATGAATGTGGAAAGAGTTTTGCTCAAAGTTCTGGCTTGAGTAAACACAGAAGAATccacactggtgagaaaccctatgaatgtgaagagtgtggcaaagccttcaTTGGGAGCTCCGCCCTCGTCATTCATCAGAGAGTCCACACCGGTGAGAAGCCATATGAGTGTGAAGAATGTGGTAAGGCCTTCAGTCACAGTTCAGACCTTATCAAGCACCAGAGAacccacactggggagaagcCCTATGAGTGTGATGACTGTGGGAAGACCTTCAGCCAGAGCTGCAGCCTCCTTGAACATCACAGAATCCACACTGGGGAGAAGCCATATCAGTGCAGTAtgtgtggcaaagcctttaggCGAAGTTCACATCTCCTGAGACATCAGAGGATCCATACTGGGGATAAAAATGTTCAGGAACCTGAGCAGGGAGAGGCCTGGAAAAGTAGGATTGAAAGCCAGTTGGAAAATGTTGAAACTCCCATGTCTTATAAATGTAATGAgtgtgaaagaagtttcactcaGAATACAGGCCTCATTGAACATCAAAAAATccacactggtgagaaaccctatcAGTGCAATGCATGTGGAAAAGGCTTCACCCGAATTTCATACCTTGTTCAACATCAGAGAAGCCACGTAGGGAGAAACATCCTATCACAGTGA